Proteins encoded within one genomic window of Pseudalkalibacillus sp. SCS-8:
- a CDS encoding nucleoside-diphosphate sugar epimerase/dehydratase, whose translation MTYRKRVSLFSVLDTGLILFSLFIAFMLVSEGPVPFSHISIITGILLISYHISSYHMNLYKTAWEYASTRELIVLLKTFLMSMSSTFVLQIIVFQFIHIELVIVAMMSMSTLIGGFRLLWRIFTNNYMTKRSNKRTLIIGAGSAGTMIARHLINNQETDLLPIAFVDDCVKKHHLHIYGIPVLGGMRSLKKIVDEYNIHMIIIAIPSLSKAQLNPIIKECALTNAKTQILPRLEDIVSGKVSFNQFRDIEVEDLLGREPVDLDIHTIASTITGKVVLVTGAGGSIGSEICRQIVKFKPRQLVLLGHGENSIYTIHQELKGGAGNQDIILTPEIADIQNAEKMMKVMSMYVPDVVYHAAAHKHVPMMERNPDEAISNNLIGTLNVAKASDQCGVHTFVMLSSDKAVNPTSVMGSTKRLAELVIQDINTRSRTNFTAVRFGNVLGSRGSVIPLFKNQIKDGGPVTITHPDMVRYFMTIPEASRLVIQAGALSKGGEIFVLDMGEPVKIVDLATNLIRLTGYSLDDIRIEYTGIREGEKLYEELLNEDEVSKEQIHPKIYLGRTSAIQLKEIEDLIKSYKDMENNRLRETLLQLANKKAEREVELQRSS comes from the coding sequence ATTACTTATAGAAAGAGAGTTTCGTTATTCAGCGTACTTGATACTGGGCTGATTCTGTTTTCACTCTTCATTGCATTCATGTTGGTTTCTGAAGGTCCTGTACCTTTTTCACATATAAGCATAATAACCGGGATCTTGTTAATCAGTTATCATATTTCTTCCTACCATATGAACCTCTACAAAACAGCTTGGGAGTATGCAAGCACAAGGGAATTGATTGTCCTTCTAAAAACCTTCCTAATGTCAATGTCAAGTACATTTGTGCTGCAGATCATTGTTTTTCAATTTATTCATATTGAATTGGTGATTGTCGCAATGATGAGCATGAGTACATTGATTGGAGGTTTCAGACTACTGTGGAGGATTTTCACAAACAATTATATGACAAAGAGAAGTAATAAAAGGACTTTGATCATTGGTGCAGGATCGGCAGGAACTATGATTGCAAGACACCTGATCAATAACCAGGAAACCGATCTGTTACCGATTGCATTCGTGGATGATTGTGTGAAGAAACATCACCTCCACATTTATGGGATCCCAGTGTTGGGCGGTATGCGCTCACTAAAGAAGATCGTCGATGAATATAACATACACATGATTATCATTGCTATACCTTCACTAAGCAAAGCTCAACTCAATCCGATTATTAAAGAATGTGCATTGACGAATGCAAAAACTCAAATTCTTCCAAGACTTGAAGACATTGTCTCTGGAAAGGTTTCATTCAACCAATTCAGAGATATTGAAGTGGAAGATCTTTTAGGAAGGGAACCTGTTGATCTCGATATCCATACCATCGCGAGCACAATTACAGGTAAAGTCGTATTAGTGACTGGAGCAGGTGGTTCCATCGGATCAGAAATCTGTAGACAAATTGTAAAGTTCAAACCGAGACAGTTGGTTCTACTCGGGCATGGAGAAAACAGCATTTATACTATTCACCAAGAGTTGAAGGGTGGGGCTGGGAATCAAGACATTATTTTGACCCCTGAAATCGCCGATATACAAAATGCGGAAAAAATGATGAAAGTGATGAGCATGTATGTTCCTGATGTCGTCTATCACGCTGCTGCCCATAAACATGTGCCTATGATGGAGCGAAATCCAGATGAAGCGATAAGCAATAACCTGATCGGTACTTTAAATGTAGCCAAAGCATCAGATCAATGCGGAGTCCATACGTTTGTTATGCTGTCTTCCGATAAAGCAGTCAACCCCACAAGTGTGATGGGAAGCACAAAACGGCTGGCTGAATTGGTTATCCAGGATATCAATACACGTAGTCGAACAAACTTCACTGCTGTTCGCTTTGGTAACGTTCTCGGTAGTCGGGGAAGTGTCATCCCCTTATTCAAAAATCAGATTAAGGACGGAGGGCCTGTGACCATAACCCACCCGGATATGGTCCGTTACTTTATGACGATTCCTGAAGCTTCGAGGCTCGTCATTCAAGCCGGGGCCTTATCCAAAGGTGGAGAAATATTTGTGTTGGATATGGGAGAACCAGTAAAAATTGTCGACTTAGCTACCAATTTGATTCGCTTAACGGGTTACTCACTAGACGACATAAGGATCGAGTATACAGGAATTCGTGAAGGCGAGAAATTATATGAAGAACTATTGAATGAAGACGAAGTATCAAAGGAACAGATCCATCCTAAAATCTATCTTGGGCGTACATCAGCCATACAACTAAAAGAAATCGAAGATCTGATTAAATCCTATAAAGATATGGAAAACAATCGATTACGTGAAACGTTACTACAATTAGCCAACAAGAAAGCTGAAAGGGAAGTCGAACTACAAAGGTCAAGTTGA
- the galU gene encoding UTP--glucose-1-phosphate uridylyltransferase GalU: MKVKKAIIPAAGLGTRFLPATKAMPKEMLPIVDKPTIQYIIEEAVESGIDDIIIVTGKGKRAIEDHFDHSFELEQNLFEKGKFDLLEEVKKSSNIVDIHYIRQKQPLGLGHAIWCARKFIGDEPFAVLLGDDIVRADRPCLKQLIEQYDQYEASILGVQPVPLNEVSRYGIVNGTKKGERLHDVNDLIEKPETSLAPSNLAILGRYILSPAIFEILERQAPGSGNEIQLTDAISELNKFEKVYAYQFEGTRHDVGEKMGFIKTTIEMALARPELRNDLMVYLTDILDHQLIDVN; this comes from the coding sequence ATGAAAGTAAAAAAAGCAATCATTCCTGCAGCAGGACTTGGGACCAGGTTCCTACCTGCTACAAAAGCCATGCCAAAAGAAATGCTGCCGATCGTGGACAAACCGACTATACAATACATCATCGAAGAAGCAGTGGAATCTGGGATAGATGATATTATCATCGTGACTGGAAAAGGGAAAAGAGCGATTGAGGATCATTTTGACCATTCATTTGAGCTTGAACAGAACTTATTTGAAAAAGGTAAATTCGATTTATTGGAAGAAGTGAAGAAATCTTCTAACATTGTGGATATTCACTATATTCGCCAGAAACAGCCCCTTGGGCTTGGACATGCCATATGGTGTGCGAGAAAATTTATCGGTGATGAACCATTTGCAGTATTACTAGGAGATGACATCGTAAGGGCTGATCGCCCTTGCCTCAAACAACTGATTGAGCAATACGACCAGTACGAAGCCTCTATCTTAGGTGTTCAACCCGTACCGCTAAATGAGGTGTCCCGATATGGTATCGTAAATGGAACAAAGAAAGGAGAAAGGCTGCACGATGTTAATGACTTGATAGAAAAACCGGAAACATCGCTTGCTCCTTCCAATCTGGCGATCCTCGGGAGATATATTCTCAGTCCTGCCATATTTGAAATTCTAGAGAGGCAAGCACCTGGCTCAGGTAACGAAATTCAATTAACGGATGCAATCTCAGAACTCAACAAGTTTGAGAAGGTTTATGCTTATCAATTCGAAGGAACACGACATGATGTAGGAGAAAAAATGGGATTCATAAAAACAACGATTGAAATGGCATTGGCTCGGCCTGAATTGAGGAATGATCTTATGGTCTACCTCACGGATATTCTTGATCATCAGCTCATTGATGTGAACTGA
- a CDS encoding glycosyltransferase family 4 protein, translating to MAKKVLFTATVDYHFLVFHLPILRWFKDQGWIIHIAANGHLTIPYVDRKYDIPFERMPLKWNNVKAYQKLKSLLEEENYDLIHTHTPIGGVLTRLASMQYKKTPTKVIYTAHGFHFCKGAPLSNWLLYYPVEKFLARHTDCLITINEEDYRIATSRNFKATRIHWVNGVGVDTKAFKPMSSTEKRVMRAKFGYQSNQKLMIYTAEFNKNKNHQMLINVLRFLKEDRPNIKLLLAGDGPLLEQCRNYAKRLGVASEVDFLGYRNDISKIVPMCDLALSSSYREGLPVNIMETMACGLPVIATRNRGHVELIKEDENGYLVGCNDTKAMGERIKQILNDSDLQLRLGQSGRKMIENKYSTVSTLMQYKRIYEGIMRSDGGIEWKAQ from the coding sequence ATGGCAAAAAAAGTACTTTTCACAGCGACTGTCGATTATCACTTCCTAGTCTTTCATCTACCGATCTTACGATGGTTCAAAGATCAAGGTTGGATAATCCATATTGCTGCGAATGGTCATTTAACAATTCCATACGTAGACAGAAAGTATGACATCCCGTTTGAAAGAATGCCTCTGAAGTGGAACAATGTCAAAGCATATCAAAAACTCAAGTCATTACTTGAGGAAGAGAACTATGATTTGATTCATACTCATACCCCTATTGGTGGTGTGCTTACAAGGCTGGCTTCCATGCAATATAAAAAGACGCCAACTAAGGTAATCTACACCGCACATGGTTTTCATTTTTGTAAAGGGGCACCATTAAGTAATTGGCTTCTTTATTATCCAGTCGAGAAATTTCTTGCTCGGCATACAGACTGTTTAATTACGATTAATGAAGAGGACTATCGAATCGCGACTTCTCGAAATTTCAAAGCTACAAGAATTCATTGGGTTAATGGAGTAGGTGTGGACACTAAAGCGTTCAAGCCAATGAGCTCAACTGAAAAACGGGTGATGAGAGCAAAATTCGGCTATCAATCGAATCAAAAATTGATGATCTACACAGCAGAGTTCAATAAAAACAAAAATCATCAAATGTTGATAAATGTATTGCGTTTCTTAAAAGAAGATAGGCCAAACATTAAATTATTGCTCGCTGGCGATGGTCCTCTGTTGGAGCAATGCCGAAATTATGCCAAACGATTGGGCGTAGCTTCTGAAGTTGATTTCTTAGGCTATCGGAATGATATTTCGAAAATCGTCCCAATGTGTGATTTAGCTTTATCCAGCAGTTACAGAGAGGGCTTGCCGGTCAATATCATGGAGACGATGGCATGTGGCTTACCGGTGATTGCAACTCGTAACCGTGGACATGTTGAATTAATAAAGGAAGATGAAAATGGATATTTAGTGGGTTGTAATGATACCAAAGCGATGGGAGAGCGAATAAAGCAAATTCTAAATGATTCGGACCTTCAGTTACGGTTAGGACAATCTGGTAGGAAAATGATCGAGAATAAATATTCAACCGTATCGACATTAATGCAATATAAGAGGATATATGAAGGAATCATGAGGTCAGATGGGGGAATTGAATGGAAAGCCCAATGA
- a CDS encoding glycosyltransferase family 1 protein: MESPMRVLHTVVNMNRGGAETLLMNLYRRINRKTIQFDFLTSREGIFDDEIRKLGGRIYRIPYITDLGPIAYQKALEQFFSSDMKYQIVHSHMDKMGGLILSTAKKSGIPIRIAHSHNTMSEGNKLQQLFKWYVGRRILSDSTHQIACSKDAASWLFSKQAENAYILKNGIETKKFKFCALNRLKKRFELQLREDDFVIGHVGRFNQQKNHNFLLDIFAKVKKVIPNAKLVLVGDGALQGEMKARAEVMKIEKHVLFTGVQEDIASYLHAFDLFLFPSLHEGLGIALIEAQAAGLNCIVSDQIPKEVDLGIGLIHYTPLDDPFEWVKKTIHFQNNRFPRSIYQGKIIEAGYDIQNVTMEMERFYLSLKGGNHENVDGVYANL; this comes from the coding sequence ATGGAAAGCCCAATGAGAGTGCTTCATACTGTAGTGAACATGAATCGTGGTGGAGCAGAAACGTTACTGATGAATCTATATCGGAGAATCAATCGTAAGACAATACAATTTGATTTCTTGACTAGTCGGGAAGGGATATTTGATGACGAAATCCGGAAATTAGGTGGCCGTATTTATCGAATTCCTTATATCACTGACTTAGGTCCTATAGCATATCAGAAAGCTCTTGAACAATTTTTCTCCTCAGATATGAAATACCAAATTGTACATTCTCACATGGACAAGATGGGCGGATTGATTTTAAGTACAGCAAAGAAGAGCGGAATTCCGATACGGATTGCACACAGTCACAACACAATGAGTGAAGGGAATAAGCTGCAACAACTCTTTAAATGGTATGTCGGGAGAAGAATTCTTAGTGATTCTACCCATCAAATTGCTTGTTCGAAAGATGCTGCTAGTTGGCTCTTTTCCAAACAGGCTGAGAATGCGTATATTCTTAAGAATGGTATCGAGACTAAAAAGTTCAAATTCTGTGCACTAAACAGGTTGAAAAAGAGGTTCGAATTACAGTTGAGGGAAGATGATTTTGTAATTGGGCATGTAGGCAGATTTAACCAACAAAAGAACCATAACTTCCTTCTGGATATCTTTGCAAAGGTGAAAAAAGTAATTCCTAATGCGAAGCTGGTTCTGGTCGGTGATGGTGCATTGCAAGGAGAGATGAAGGCACGTGCGGAGGTTATGAAAATTGAAAAGCATGTACTTTTCACGGGTGTCCAGGAAGATATCGCTTCTTATCTTCATGCTTTCGATCTATTCCTATTTCCATCCTTACATGAAGGATTGGGGATTGCCCTGATTGAAGCTCAAGCGGCAGGATTGAATTGTATCGTTTCAGATCAGATTCCCAAAGAAGTGGATTTGGGAATAGGGCTTATACATTATACACCATTGGATGATCCTTTTGAATGGGTTAAGAAAACCATTCATTTTCAAAACAATCGTTTTCCGCGCTCAATTTATCAAGGCAAAATTATAGAGGCTGGATATGATATTCAAAATGTCACCATGGAAATGGAACGTTTCTACCTTTCTTTAAAAGGAGGCAATCATGAAAACGTTGACGGTGTTTACGCCAACTTATAA
- a CDS encoding glycosyltransferase family A protein, producing MKTLTVFTPTYNRAYCLHKCYESLKRQTCKDFKWLIVDDGSTDRTKALVSSWQEEDLVEIIYVEQENMGMHGAHNTAYEIIDTELNVCVDSDDYLTEEAVEKILSFWKESGGEHVGGIMALNISPEGRVIGTPFPASLKTSTLYDLYQKHHIRGDKKLIYRTELTKRYPYPIFGAEKYVGLDYKYLKLDQEFELLVLNEAICVVEYQEDGSSKNMLFQYRNNPRGFSFYRKELMKLPFATYRFKLRQSIHYVSSSLLDRNSHFIKESPSKFLTLISIPFGLLLYYYIISKTTIARKEYVSKMRSWKDS from the coding sequence ATGAAAACGTTGACGGTGTTTACGCCAACTTATAATCGAGCTTACTGCCTTCATAAATGCTATGAAAGCTTAAAGAGACAAACGTGTAAAGATTTTAAATGGCTGATCGTTGATGATGGCTCGACAGACCGAACAAAAGCACTGGTATCTTCTTGGCAGGAAGAAGATCTTGTGGAAATCATCTATGTAGAACAAGAAAACATGGGCATGCATGGTGCCCACAATACTGCATACGAAATCATCGATACTGAACTAAATGTCTGTGTCGATTCCGATGATTATCTTACAGAAGAAGCGGTAGAAAAAATACTATCCTTTTGGAAGGAAAGTGGGGGAGAGCATGTTGGTGGGATCATGGCACTCAATATTTCTCCAGAAGGAAGAGTCATTGGAACACCTTTTCCTGCTTCATTAAAGACTTCCACGCTATATGATCTCTATCAAAAACATCATATACGAGGAGATAAGAAGCTGATCTATCGGACTGAACTAACAAAGCGATACCCGTATCCCATCTTTGGTGCTGAAAAGTATGTCGGTCTGGATTATAAATATCTCAAGTTGGATCAGGAATTTGAATTGTTAGTTTTGAATGAAGCGATTTGTGTGGTCGAATACCAGGAAGATGGATCCTCAAAGAATATGTTGTTTCAATATCGCAACAATCCAAGGGGATTCTCCTTCTATAGGAAGGAATTGATGAAGCTCCCATTCGCGACCTATCGGTTCAAATTACGACAGTCTATTCACTATGTATCTAGCAGTTTACTCGACCGGAACTCTCACTTCATCAAAGAGAGTCCATCGAAATTCCTGACACTCATATCAATACCTTTTGGACTACTTCTCTACTATTACATCATTAGTAAGACGACGATCGCAAGAAAAGAATATGTGAGTAAGATGCGATCTTGGAAGGATAGTTAG
- a CDS encoding EpsG family protein, with amino-acid sequence MGILWVNLGLVYSFSLLARYFSYSKSHFENKPNMFFVLSTMLCLILVSGLRSNIGDTYYYMHAFVVNEFTLETILGQKDIGFGLLQMIIKQYTNDPQVLIFLCALITNLLIVLVVYHYSRLIELSLYIYITSGLFLVSMNGIRQFVAAAILFAGTKFILNGDWIKFLMVVLFASAFHQSALIMIPVYFVVRTKAWSKATLYIILGSFVFAIGFEQTSSLFFKIIEDTQYGHYVEFEEGGANYIRVGIYSLPIIAAFLARNRLGQIFPYSDYLVNLSIIGLVFMIISTQNWIFARFSIYFSLYQLILITWIVKSFRHHDQKFVYYLILIFYALFFYYEHVVTLNVFYKSDFIQF; translated from the coding sequence ATGGGCATCTTGTGGGTTAATCTAGGTCTTGTTTACAGCTTTTCATTATTAGCCCGATATTTTTCGTACTCCAAGTCTCATTTTGAAAATAAGCCGAACATGTTTTTTGTTCTGAGTACGATGCTTTGCCTCATTCTTGTTTCTGGATTGCGTTCCAATATTGGTGATACCTATTATTATATGCATGCTTTTGTCGTCAACGAATTTACATTGGAGACGATATTAGGGCAAAAAGATATCGGTTTCGGCCTTTTACAGATGATTATTAAGCAATATACGAATGATCCACAGGTTCTTATCTTCTTATGTGCTCTCATAACCAACCTACTGATCGTACTTGTTGTGTACCACTATTCGAGATTGATTGAATTGAGTTTATATATTTATATCACAAGTGGCCTCTTTCTTGTTTCCATGAATGGTATAAGACAATTTGTAGCAGCCGCGATCCTGTTTGCTGGCACGAAATTCATATTAAATGGTGACTGGATCAAGTTTCTGATGGTCGTTTTGTTCGCATCGGCTTTTCATCAAAGCGCCCTTATCATGATACCGGTTTACTTTGTAGTTCGTACCAAAGCTTGGTCAAAAGCTACCCTATATATTATCCTTGGCTCTTTCGTGTTTGCCATCGGATTCGAACAAACTTCTTCCTTGTTCTTCAAAATAATTGAAGATACTCAGTATGGTCACTATGTAGAATTTGAAGAAGGTGGCGCAAACTATATCAGGGTCGGAATATATAGTTTGCCGATCATTGCAGCATTTTTAGCAAGAAACAGATTAGGTCAAATTTTTCCGTATAGTGATTACCTTGTAAACCTTAGCATCATCGGATTGGTATTCATGATCATATCCACACAAAATTGGATATTTGCCAGATTCTCCATTTATTTCAGTCTATATCAATTAATTCTCATAACGTGGATTGTGAAATCCTTCCGTCATCATGATCAAAAGTTTGTTTATTATTTAATCTTAATTTTCTATGCCCTATTTTTCTATTATGAACATGTTGTCACGCTTAATGTATTTTATAAGAGTGACTTTATCCAGTTTTAA
- a CDS encoding glycosyltransferase family 32 protein, protein MDNVKYSIPKKIHYCWFGGYEKPTIVSKCLESWKDKLDGYELIEWNERNFDIEFNQYVKEAYRKKKYAFVSDYVRLYALNTIGGIYLDTDVEVLKPFDDLLNHQSFWGFEQENFIATSTFGAKKSHPIIQQLLDSYEERPFVLENGKFDSLTNVAMITRTFQCIGVKLNGAFQEPTSEITIYPQTYFSPYDYINCRYFTNDETYTIHHFHKSWLKPSERMKSTLKKSLSKVIGGDNLHRMRTFVTESRNRS, encoded by the coding sequence ATGGATAACGTAAAATATTCCATCCCTAAAAAAATTCATTATTGCTGGTTTGGTGGTTATGAAAAGCCGACGATCGTGAGTAAGTGTTTGGAAAGTTGGAAGGACAAACTTGATGGGTATGAGCTGATCGAGTGGAATGAAAGGAACTTTGATATTGAGTTCAACCAGTATGTAAAGGAAGCTTATCGGAAGAAAAAGTATGCGTTCGTAAGTGATTACGTTCGATTATATGCATTAAACACCATCGGGGGAATTTATCTTGATACGGATGTAGAAGTGTTGAAGCCATTTGACGACCTCTTAAATCATCAATCATTTTGGGGTTTTGAACAAGAGAACTTCATTGCTACTAGTACATTTGGAGCTAAGAAATCACACCCGATCATCCAACAATTACTTGATTCATATGAGGAGCGCCCATTTGTTCTGGAAAATGGAAAGTTTGATAGCTTGACCAATGTGGCTATGATAACCAGAACGTTTCAGTGTATAGGTGTTAAGTTGAATGGAGCCTTTCAGGAACCTACAAGTGAAATTACGATCTATCCGCAAACCTATTTTTCCCCATATGATTACATCAATTGCAGGTATTTCACCAATGACGAAACATACACAATCCATCATTTCCATAAAAGTTGGTTAAAGCCCAGTGAGAGGATGAAAAGTACACTCAAGAAATCCTTGTCGAAGGTAATAGGTGGAGATAATCTCCATAGAATGCGTACCTTCGTGACAGAAAGCAGGAATCGATCATGA
- a CDS encoding glycosyltransferase — protein sequence MKKVLISTFDLEVGGVERSLLSLLNHFDYESYEVDLMLYKQQGDFLQQLSHKPTLLEEVPEYATFRQTISDTLKQRYFHIGLARLMAKSMASYAGRKKRLEEPGYYQMQLMWKLSLPYLPDLGRTYDVAISYLWPHYFVADKVKAKKKIAWIHTDYSTIDTNTRMDLKMWKNFDHIIAVSEACKTSFIKKYPELSGKVIIMENITSPDLVNTLADHEEAQEMKNDPRTKLLTIARLCHQKGIDNAIKAMKRLRDKGYENVAWYVVGYGGDRGELEKLIRHHGLQDSFYLLGKKTNPYPYLRACDIYVQPSRYEGKAVTVLEAQIMGKPVLITNYATANSQLKHGIDGYITDQGVDGIVQGVEELLSNHTLCNELIKNTKKRSYRNQSEIKTLYQLINQ from the coding sequence ATGAAAAAAGTGTTGATATCCACATTCGATCTAGAAGTAGGAGGTGTTGAAAGAAGCCTCCTCAGTTTATTGAACCATTTTGATTATGAATCCTATGAAGTTGATTTGATGTTGTATAAGCAACAAGGTGATTTTCTCCAACAGCTGTCTCATAAGCCCACGCTGTTAGAGGAGGTCCCAGAATATGCCACCTTTAGACAAACCATTAGTGACACCCTTAAACAAAGGTATTTCCATATCGGCTTGGCAAGATTGATGGCGAAAAGTATGGCATCATATGCCGGCAGGAAAAAAAGATTGGAAGAACCCGGGTATTATCAAATGCAGCTGATGTGGAAATTATCCTTACCCTATCTTCCGGACTTGGGCAGAACGTACGATGTAGCGATCAGCTACCTGTGGCCCCACTATTTTGTTGCCGATAAAGTAAAAGCAAAAAAGAAAATCGCATGGATTCATACAGATTACTCGACCATTGATACGAATACACGCATGGATTTGAAGATGTGGAAGAATTTCGACCACATTATCGCAGTGTCCGAAGCCTGTAAAACATCTTTTATAAAGAAGTATCCCGAGTTAAGTGGGAAAGTCATCATCATGGAGAATATCACCTCACCAGATTTAGTAAATACACTGGCAGATCATGAGGAAGCACAGGAAATGAAAAATGATCCTCGCACCAAATTGTTGACCATAGCGAGACTTTGTCATCAAAAAGGAATTGATAATGCCATTAAAGCGATGAAACGACTTCGAGATAAAGGATATGAAAATGTAGCCTGGTATGTCGTAGGTTATGGTGGAGATCGAGGAGAATTGGAAAAACTGATTCGTCATCATGGTCTTCAAGATTCATTTTACCTCTTAGGAAAGAAAACGAACCCATATCCATACTTGAGAGCATGTGATATCTATGTTCAACCATCTCGTTACGAAGGTAAAGCCGTAACCGTCCTCGAAGCACAAATCATGGGAAAACCCGTACTCATCACAAATTACGCGACAGCAAACAGTCAACTGAAGCATGGAATAGACGGTTACATTACTGATCAAGGTGTAGACGGTATTGTCCAAGGCGTCGAGGAACTATTGTCAAACCACACGTTATGTAATGAATTGATAAAGAACACTAAAAAAAGGAGCTATCGTAATCAAAGCGAAATCAAGACATTGTATCAATTGATTAATCAATGA
- a CDS encoding sugar transferase — translation MKRIFDIIFAIVHLFLFSILLVTLYFLVKVNMGKPVILKQQRPGLYGMPFYVYKFRTMTNEKDEKGRLLEDSKRLTSFGGFLRKYSLDELPQLFNVLKGDMSVVGPRPLLMEYLPLYSEEQMKRHDVRPGITGWAQVNGRNDLSWEDKFKMDTWYVKHQSFKLDLKIIGMTIVKVLKAEGTAKKGHVSTEKFKGSIKKGV, via the coding sequence ATGAAAAGGATATTCGACATCATCTTTGCAATCGTCCATCTCTTCCTCTTTTCGATTTTGCTAGTGACGTTATATTTCTTAGTAAAAGTAAACATGGGGAAGCCTGTAATCCTTAAACAGCAACGTCCGGGCTTGTATGGTATGCCTTTCTATGTATACAAGTTTCGGACGATGACAAATGAAAAAGATGAAAAAGGGCGATTACTTGAAGACAGCAAACGGTTGACTTCATTCGGGGGTTTTCTTCGCAAATATAGTCTCGATGAACTCCCACAACTTTTCAACGTATTAAAGGGAGATATGAGTGTTGTCGGCCCAAGACCACTCTTAATGGAATATCTCCCATTATACAGTGAGGAGCAAATGAAAAGACATGATGTACGACCAGGAATTACCGGTTGGGCACAGGTCAATGGACGGAACGATCTTTCCTGGGAAGATAAATTCAAAATGGACACATGGTACGTCAAACATCAGTCCTTTAAGTTGGATTTAAAGATTATCGGAATGACAATTGTAAAAGTGCTAAAGGCAGAGGGAACAGCGAAGAAGGGACATGTTTCCACTGAAAAATTCAAAGGCTCCATTAAAAAGGGAGTGTAA
- a CDS encoding acetyltransferase, with protein MDIVVIGNGGHAKVILDLIEAAGLYRVIGYVDEKYERTSFEQGVFYTSFHSLDLKRLSPECKVIIAIGDNLTRRKIYKKLALSEEKFATLIHPTAVISPRASIGPGSIIMANAVIHADANVGSQTIINTNSVVEHDCQIGDFVHLSPSATLTGNVTIEDDVFIGAGSTVIPSVSVRKGSIIGAGSIVIKDVPPNRKAVGNPAVVLEKRKEGA; from the coding sequence ATGGACATCGTCGTGATAGGTAACGGAGGCCATGCTAAAGTCATACTTGATCTCATAGAAGCTGCCGGATTATACCGTGTGATCGGATATGTTGATGAAAAGTATGAGCGAACATCCTTTGAACAAGGTGTTTTTTATACCTCTTTTCATTCATTGGATTTGAAACGGCTCTCTCCTGAATGTAAAGTCATCATTGCCATCGGTGATAATCTCACTCGAAGGAAAATATACAAGAAATTAGCACTCTCAGAAGAAAAGTTTGCCACACTGATTCATCCGACAGCAGTCATCAGTCCACGAGCTTCCATCGGTCCGGGGTCCATCATAATGGCAAACGCGGTCATACATGCCGATGCGAACGTTGGAAGCCAAACGATCATCAACACCAATTCAGTAGTAGAGCATGACTGTCAGATCGGAGATTTTGTCCATCTTTCTCCTAGTGCCACTTTGACGGGTAACGTAACAATTGAGGATGATGTGTTCATTGGAGCAGGTTCAACAGTGATTCCTAGTGTATCCGTGAGAAAGGGTTCAATTATAGGAGCAGGGTCGATTGTCATCAAAGATGTTCCTCCAAACCGGAAAGCAGTCGGAAATCCAGCCGTTGTATTGGAGAAAAGGAAAGAGGGTGCATAA